Proteins found in one Flavobacterium channae genomic segment:
- the scpA gene encoding methylmalonyl-CoA mutase: MRKNIQHIQLVKSQKSKVESQKSFTTAEGIEVKPTYSEEDITNLEHIGFAAGFAPNLRGPYATMYVRRPWTIRQYAGFSTAEESNAFYRRNLAAGQKGLSVAFDLATHRGYDSDHERVVGDVGKAGVAIDSVEDMKVLFDQIPLGEMSVSMTMNGAVLPIMAFYIVAAEEQGVTPNLLSGTIQNDILKEFMVRNTYIYPPTPSMKIIADIFEYTSKFMPKFNSISISGYHMQEAGATADIELAYTLADGLEYIRTGIAAGMDIDTFAPRLSFFWAIGMNHFMEIAKMRAGRMLWAKLLKQFNPKDDKSLALRTHCQTSGWSLTEQDPFNNVARTAIEAAAAAFGGTQSLHTNALDEAIALPTDFSARIARNTQIFLQEETKICKTVDPWSGSYYVESLTAEIAEKAWALIEEVEALGGMTKAIEAGIPKLRIEEAAARKQARIDSGQDIIVGVNKYRLEKEDPLHILDVDNQMVRKQQIERLEQIKATRDNTKVAECLAKLTECAKTGNGNLLDLAVDAARNRATLGEISDALETVFGRYKAQIRSFSGVYSKEIKNDESFEKAKQLADTFAKKEGRRPRIMIAKMGQDGHDRGAKVVATGYADVGFDVDIGPLFQTPQEAAKQAVENDVHILGVSSLAAGHKTLVPQVIEELKKYGREDIMVIVGGVIPAQDYQFLFDAGAVAVFGPGTKISDAAITILEVLLEE; encoded by the coding sequence ATGAGAAAAAACATACAACATATACAATTAGTCAAAAGTCAAAAGTCGAAAGTCGAAAGTCAAAAGTCTTTCACAACGGCTGAAGGAATTGAAGTAAAACCAACTTATTCTGAAGAAGATATTACCAATTTAGAACACATAGGTTTTGCAGCTGGTTTTGCACCTAATTTACGCGGACCATACGCCACCATGTACGTTCGCCGACCTTGGACTATTCGTCAGTATGCGGGATTTTCAACTGCGGAAGAAAGTAACGCTTTTTACAGAAGAAACTTAGCTGCTGGGCAAAAAGGTTTATCTGTTGCCTTCGATTTAGCCACACACAGAGGATACGATTCTGACCACGAACGTGTTGTCGGTGATGTTGGAAAAGCTGGAGTTGCGATTGACTCGGTGGAAGATATGAAAGTACTTTTCGACCAAATTCCGTTAGGGGAAATGTCGGTTTCGATGACGATGAATGGTGCGGTTTTACCTATTATGGCATTCTACATCGTGGCAGCGGAAGAACAAGGCGTTACTCCTAACCTATTATCTGGAACGATTCAGAATGATATTTTGAAGGAATTCATGGTGCGTAACACTTATATTTATCCACCAACACCTTCGATGAAAATTATTGCGGATATTTTCGAATACACGAGTAAATTCATGCCGAAGTTCAACTCTATTTCGATTTCAGGTTACCACATGCAAGAAGCAGGTGCTACAGCTGATATTGAGTTGGCGTACACGTTAGCCGATGGTTTGGAATACATTCGCACAGGAATTGCTGCTGGAATGGATATTGATACTTTCGCTCCTCGCCTTTCGTTTTTCTGGGCAATTGGTATGAATCATTTTATGGAAATTGCCAAAATGCGTGCAGGTCGTATGTTGTGGGCAAAATTATTGAAGCAATTCAATCCAAAAGACGATAAATCATTAGCTTTAAGAACACACTGCCAAACTTCTGGTTGGAGTTTAACCGAGCAAGATCCTTTTAATAACGTAGCTCGAACAGCTATTGAAGCAGCCGCAGCAGCGTTTGGAGGGACGCAATCGTTGCACACGAATGCTTTAGACGAAGCAATTGCTTTACCAACCGATTTCTCAGCACGAATTGCTCGTAATACCCAAATATTTTTACAAGAAGAAACCAAAATTTGCAAAACGGTTGATCCTTGGTCAGGAAGTTATTATGTAGAAAGTTTAACAGCTGAAATTGCTGAAAAAGCTTGGGCATTAATTGAAGAAGTAGAAGCACTTGGCGGAATGACCAAAGCTATTGAAGCTGGAATTCCAAAACTAAGAATTGAAGAAGCGGCTGCGCGTAAACAAGCACGTATCGACAGCGGACAAGATATTATTGTTGGGGTGAACAAATACCGTTTGGAAAAAGAAGATCCGTTACATATTTTGGATGTGGATAACCAAATGGTGCGCAAACAACAAATTGAACGTTTAGAACAAATCAAAGCCACTCGCGATAACACTAAAGTTGCCGAATGTTTAGCAAAATTAACCGAATGTGCCAAAACAGGAAACGGCAACTTATTAGATTTAGCAGTAGATGCAGCACGTAACAGAGCTACTTTAGGTGAAATTAGCGATGCTTTAGAAACTGTTTTCGGAAGATACAAAGCACAAATTAGAAGTTTTAGTGGTGTGTATAGTAAAGAAATTAAAAACGACGAAAGCTTTGAAAAAGCAAAACAATTAGCAGATACCTTTGCTAAAAAAGAGGGACGTCGCCCAAGAATTATGATTGCCAAAATGGGACAAGACGGTCACGACCGTGGTGCTAAAGTAGTCGCTACAGGTTATGCCGATGTAGGTTTTGACGTAGACATTGGTCCGTTATTTCAAACACCACAAGAAGCAGCGAAACAAGCTGTTGAAAACGACGTACACATTTTAGGCGTTTCTTCATTGGCAGCCGGACACAAAACCTTAGTACCTCAAGTAATTGAAGAACTAAAAAAATACGGTCGTGAAGATATTATGGTGATTGTGGGCGGAGTAATTCCTGCACAGGACTACCAATTCTTATTCGACGCCGGAGCTGTAGCTGTTTTTGGTCCTGGAACTAAAATTAGCGATGCCGCGATTACGATATTGGAGGTTTTATTGGAAGAATAG
- a CDS encoding helix-turn-helix domain-containing protein: MNIKEKFGQKVKTLREEKNFSIEHLANISNVDRNYISDIEKGKRNVSIEIMEKIICALESDFTMFFNDKNFKK; the protein is encoded by the coding sequence ATGAATATTAAAGAAAAATTTGGTCAAAAAGTTAAAACTCTTAGAGAAGAAAAAAACTTTTCAATAGAGCATTTAGCCAATATTTCCAATGTTGACAGAAATTACATTTCTGATATTGAAAAAGGTAAAAGAAATGTTTCCATAGAAATTATGGAAAAAATAATTTGTGCTTTAGAAAGTGATTTTACAATGTTTTTCAATGATAAAAATTTTAAGAAATGA
- the dcm gene encoding DNA (cytosine-5-)-methyltransferase has protein sequence MMMKETISIDEFDGKKFKIRFVEEEDNRKAVLTHYLHNYRNGVKSHFEKEATEYLNQIIEYKNQEENLSLVSDVVLQQLLFEVENVPFPTPKDYNFKFIDLFAGIGGFRLALQNLGGKCVFTSEWDEFAKKTYRANFGETPFGDITKESTKSFIPNDFNVLCGGFPCQPFSHAGLKKGFEDTRGTLFFDVADIINRRIENGNPIDIIFLENVKGLKNHDKGNTLKTIIKTLNNLGYEVKTEILNSKNFGVPQNRERIFIVAWIKDKNKNFKFPLGIDFEENIIYEKDDLTKIKSTKVGDILIKNPDEKYTISDKLYAGHLRRRKEHKEKGNGFGFSSFDKNAPYTSTISARYYKDGSEILIEQKDSNPRKLTPREAANLQGYPKNYVIPVSDNQAYKQFGNSVSVPVIQTVFNEIKRQLF, from the coding sequence ATGATGATGAAAGAGACAATATCAATAGATGAATTTGACGGGAAAAAATTTAAAATTCGTTTTGTAGAAGAAGAAGATAATAGAAAAGCTGTATTAACTCATTACTTGCATAATTATAGAAACGGAGTAAAATCTCATTTTGAAAAAGAAGCAACAGAATATTTAAATCAGATTATTGAATATAAAAATCAAGAAGAAAACTTATCGTTAGTTTCTGATGTTGTTTTGCAACAACTCCTTTTTGAGGTTGAAAATGTTCCTTTCCCAACTCCAAAAGATTATAACTTTAAGTTTATTGATCTATTTGCAGGAATTGGAGGATTTAGACTTGCTCTTCAAAATTTAGGCGGAAAATGTGTTTTTACTTCTGAATGGGATGAATTTGCAAAGAAAACTTATCGTGCGAATTTTGGTGAAACACCCTTTGGAGATATTACAAAAGAAAGTACAAAATCATTTATCCCAAATGATTTTAATGTTCTTTGTGGAGGTTTTCCTTGTCAACCATTTTCTCATGCAGGATTAAAAAAGGGTTTTGAAGACACTAGAGGAACTTTATTTTTTGATGTTGCTGATATCATAAACAGAAGAATTGAAAACGGGAATCCTATAGACATAATATTTTTAGAAAACGTCAAAGGATTAAAAAATCATGACAAGGGAAATACCTTAAAAACTATTATTAAAACTCTTAATAATTTAGGTTATGAAGTAAAAACTGAAATTTTAAATTCCAAAAATTTTGGGGTTCCACAAAATCGTGAGAGAATATTCATTGTTGCTTGGATAAAAGATAAAAACAAAAACTTTAAGTTTCCTTTGGGAATTGATTTTGAGGAAAACATTATTTATGAAAAAGATGATTTAACTAAAATTAAATCTACTAAAGTTGGAGATATACTAATTAAAAATCCTGACGAAAAATATACAATTTCAGATAAATTATATGCAGGACATTTAAGACGCAGAAAAGAACACAAAGAAAAAGGGAACGGATTCGGTTTTTCTTCTTTTGACAAAAACGCTCCATACACAAGCACAATATCTGCAAGATATTACAAAGACGGTAGTGAAATATTAATTGAGCAAAAAGATTCAAACCCAAGAAAATTAACTCCAAGAGAAGCCGCAAATTTACAAGGTTATCCCAAAAATTATGTGATTCCTGTTTCGGACAATCAAGCATACAAACAATTTGGAAATAGTGTTTCGGTTCCTGTAATTCAAACAGTTTTTAATGAAATAAAAAGACAACTTTTTTGA
- a CDS encoding MvaI/BcnI family restriction endonuclease, translated as MNLTQLKKIFSSHGCNKIYLKYLSPNDNSKNQVYFGGNFEVLNILPITEIKTEPQGDWKKERFKAKIIFSWIKEDGSLIEAPKSQLILYPKYPEVRFSGFLQGCKDAPSELMRSRLKGRILFLSVSGNGKVLGYVVSSESEIANEVNQLSEIKNHGIFKYFELPIFQDNRQKLIIELNRIHNLGWIKSKRLDTNGNLLSCESSNCGGYTLEAELGITPNGYSEPDYLGWEIKQFGVVNFNRINSKIITLMTPEPTDGFYKTNGVEEFILKYGYPDVSGKPDRMNFGGIHKIGVLHSRTNLTLQLIGFDSKEGKIRDTNGRIALLDSNQNETAAWSFASMLLHWNRKHNQACYVPSILKINEGRNYHYGSKVILGTGTDFLFFLKEISKGNIYYDPGIKLEDMSTKPKIKKRSQFRIKSEYLPNLYKKNEIIDITI; from the coding sequence ATGAATTTAACTCAGTTAAAAAAAATATTTTCTTCCCATGGATGCAATAAGATATATTTAAAATATTTATCCCCAAACGATAATTCTAAAAATCAAGTATATTTTGGGGGAAACTTTGAAGTTTTAAATATTTTACCAATAACAGAGATAAAAACAGAGCCTCAAGGTGATTGGAAAAAAGAACGATTTAAAGCAAAAATAATTTTCTCTTGGATTAAAGAAGATGGATCACTAATTGAGGCACCAAAATCTCAATTAATACTTTATCCAAAATATCCTGAAGTTAGATTTTCAGGTTTTTTACAAGGTTGTAAAGATGCTCCTTCAGAATTGATGAGATCAAGATTGAAAGGAAGAATTCTTTTCTTAAGCGTTTCTGGAAATGGCAAAGTACTTGGTTATGTAGTTTCATCTGAATCTGAAATTGCTAATGAAGTAAATCAACTTTCAGAAATTAAAAATCATGGAATATTTAAATATTTTGAACTACCTATATTTCAAGATAATAGACAAAAACTAATAATTGAGTTAAATAGAATTCATAATCTTGGATGGATAAAATCAAAAAGACTAGATACAAATGGAAATCTATTATCATGTGAATCATCTAATTGTGGAGGATACACTCTTGAGGCTGAACTTGGAATTACACCAAACGGCTATTCCGAACCCGATTATCTGGGATGGGAAATCAAACAATTTGGAGTAGTAAATTTCAATAGAATTAATTCAAAAATTATAACTTTAATGACTCCTGAACCAACAGATGGATTTTACAAAACAAATGGTGTAGAAGAATTTATACTTAAATATGGCTATCCTGACGTTAGTGGAAAACCTGATAGAATGAATTTTGGTGGCATACATAAGATTGGGGTTTTACATAGCAGAACAAATCTTACTCTTCAACTAATTGGTTTTGATTCAAAAGAAGGCAAGATTAGGGATACAAATGGACGCATTGCATTATTAGATAGTAATCAAAATGAAACTGCCGCTTGGAGCTTTGCATCAATGCTTTTACACTGGAATAGAAAACATAATCAAGCATGTTATGTTCCATCTATTCTAAAAATAAACGAAGGCAGAAACTACCATTATGGAAGTAAAGTAATTCTTGGAACTGGTACAGATTTTCTTTTCTTTTTGAAAGAAATATCAAAAGGAAATATTTATTATGATCCAGGAATTAAATTAGAGGATATGTCGACAAAACCTAAGATAAAGAAAAGAAGTCAGTTTAGAATTAAATCTGAATACTTACCTAATCTTTATAAAAAAAATGAAATAATAGATATTACTATTTAA
- a CDS encoding methionine aminotransferase → MSKLPNITTSIFSVMSQLANEHGAINLSQGFPNFPEDERLLQISERLIRSNIHQYTPMAGLPSLLEKIANQTLQQYNRKVNTATEMLITAGATQGVFTAINTFVNQGDEVLILDPSYDSYEPSVLVAGGKPVRVSLNLDYTPNFNKIEAAITSKTKMIVVNNPHNPTGRIWTESDFEALETILEKHPEILILGDEVYEYITFTQPHISFNTREKLKHRTVIASSFGKSLHVTGWKVGYLIAPENLMYEMKKVHQFLVFSVNSFSQHAISEYMDVVDFSEVSKMYQRKRDLFQGLIKNSRFELMPCDGTYFQVVNYNAISKENDVDFARKLIIENGVAAIPISVFYEDVTDKHMLRFCFAKTDETLIAAAEKLCSI, encoded by the coding sequence ATGTCAAAATTACCCAACATCACCACTAGTATATTCTCTGTAATGTCGCAATTAGCGAACGAACACGGAGCAATTAATTTATCGCAAGGTTTTCCAAATTTCCCAGAAGACGAACGTTTATTACAAATTTCGGAGCGCTTAATTCGTTCGAATATTCATCAGTATACGCCTATGGCAGGTTTACCTTCTTTGTTGGAAAAAATTGCAAATCAAACGTTGCAACAATACAACCGAAAAGTCAATACAGCGACTGAAATGTTGATTACAGCTGGAGCGACACAAGGTGTATTTACTGCGATTAATACGTTTGTAAATCAAGGTGATGAAGTGTTGATTTTAGACCCTAGTTATGACAGTTACGAACCTTCGGTTTTAGTAGCTGGTGGAAAACCTGTTCGTGTTTCATTGAATTTAGATTACACGCCTAATTTCAATAAAATTGAAGCTGCGATTACGTCAAAAACCAAAATGATTGTGGTGAATAATCCGCACAATCCTACGGGTAGAATTTGGACAGAAAGTGATTTTGAAGCTTTAGAAACGATATTAGAAAAACATCCTGAAATTTTAATTTTAGGTGATGAAGTATACGAATACATTACGTTTACACAACCGCATATTTCCTTCAATACTAGAGAAAAATTAAAACACAGAACCGTTATTGCTTCTTCTTTTGGAAAATCGTTACACGTTACCGGTTGGAAAGTGGGTTATTTAATTGCTCCTGAAAATTTAATGTACGAAATGAAAAAAGTACATCAGTTTTTAGTGTTCAGTGTGAACAGTTTTTCACAACATGCCATTTCGGAATATATGGATGTGGTCGATTTTAGTGAAGTTTCGAAAATGTACCAACGCAAACGTGATTTGTTTCAAGGACTTATAAAAAATAGTCGTTTTGAATTGATGCCTTGTGATGGAACGTATTTTCAGGTTGTGAATTACAATGCAATTTCAAAAGAAAATGATGTGGATTTTGCAAGAAAATTGATCATTGAAAATGGCGTTGCCGCTATTCCAATTTCAGTTTTTTATGAAGATGTAACCGACAAACACATGTTGCGATTTTGTTTTGCCAAAACAGATGAAACGTTGATTGCTGCAGCGGAAAAATTGTGTTCAATTTAA
- a CDS encoding T9SS type B sorting domain-containing protein, whose protein sequence is MNIQKKMLLKIKEFYFFTFLFFYSILSFGQLGFCSGSKGAPIFLENFGSGNNYGPALPVGVTNYTYVNSGFPDDGQYTLYNRTNLIPNTINWHFSLDRTPDNEPDGINGKCLIVNASNTPGQFYRRTVTGLCSNTRFEFSAWLLNIYNAASGACPGSGIPINVTFEIWDETDTTLLRSGNTGNIAGTSTPIWNQFGLVFTMPAGQTSVILKMRNNGGGGCGNDLAIDDIMFRACGENSIINNTTSSGNTMTICQNSSVTNPNLQVVTTGAISHVYQWQQSSDNVNFNDIPGENSANYTIPNITSTTYYRVKVAQDIANLNNPFCSTFSDVYSVIFIPLPNAPTSNGDQRFCTNQATSLSVSVLPGESVNWYDSPVNGTLLLANSTSFTPSTIGTYYAETITTTSGCISNTRTAVSLLQPITVSASGSMSICTNTSTNISLISSDTNATLNWTATSSDVTGFSNGSGTNINQTLQYNGTTSGTVTYTVTPILNGCEGNPETIIVTVTPLTTITLIFQNITTSYCLNATPEVLPLMSSNTTPISGIWNPSTIDTSISGTTTYTFTPQTGTCENILPFQINITVGNDFTPDFEDVITFCSGENPPILPNTSPNGITGTWSPSVIDNLTSGSYTFTPNLGSCANSQTINTIVLESALNDFDYSITGAFTENQIITINANPPGNYYYQLDNGNLQESNVFENVSAGNHIISVMDQNGCGNILFEEVFVINSPNYFTPNNDGVNDFWMIAGIDIYEKWKISIFDRFGKLITQLNPSNSAWDGTLNGHKLPSTDYWFLIEYQDNGIDKSYRSNFSLIR, encoded by the coding sequence ATGAATATCCAAAAAAAGATGTTGCTAAAAATAAAGGAATTTTACTTTTTTACTTTTTTGTTTTTTTATTCTATCCTTTCATTTGGACAGTTGGGATTTTGTTCTGGCAGTAAAGGTGCACCAATTTTTTTAGAAAACTTTGGAAGTGGCAATAATTACGGTCCTGCGTTACCTGTTGGCGTTACCAATTATACTTATGTGAATTCAGGATTTCCAGATGATGGACAATACACTTTGTACAATAGAACCAATTTAATTCCTAATACTATCAATTGGCATTTTTCACTTGATAGAACTCCTGATAATGAACCAGATGGAATTAACGGAAAATGTCTAATTGTAAACGCAAGTAACACTCCTGGACAATTTTATAGAAGAACTGTTACAGGATTATGTAGTAACACTCGTTTCGAATTCTCTGCTTGGCTTTTAAATATCTACAATGCAGCTTCTGGAGCATGTCCAGGCTCTGGAATTCCAATCAATGTTACTTTCGAAATTTGGGATGAAACTGACACCACTTTATTACGTTCGGGAAATACTGGCAATATTGCAGGAACATCAACTCCAATTTGGAATCAGTTCGGTTTAGTATTTACGATGCCAGCTGGTCAAACTTCTGTAATCTTAAAAATGCGAAATAATGGCGGTGGTGGCTGTGGAAACGATTTAGCCATTGATGACATTATGTTTAGAGCCTGTGGCGAAAATAGTATAATTAATAATACTACATCATCTGGAAACACTATGACTATCTGTCAAAACTCAAGTGTTACTAATCCTAATTTACAAGTTGTTACTACGGGAGCCATATCGCATGTTTACCAATGGCAACAAAGTAGCGACAATGTGAATTTTAATGATATACCAGGCGAAAACAGTGCAAATTATACGATTCCAAATATAACATCTACTACCTATTATCGTGTAAAAGTAGCACAAGATATTGCCAATTTAAATAATCCGTTCTGTTCTACTTTTTCAGATGTTTATAGTGTTATTTTTATTCCGTTACCTAATGCACCTACTTCAAATGGTGACCAACGTTTTTGCACAAATCAAGCAACAAGTTTAAGTGTAAGTGTTTTGCCTGGAGAGAGTGTCAACTGGTATGATAGTCCTGTAAATGGAACTCTTTTATTAGCAAATTCAACCTCTTTTACACCATCTACAATAGGAACCTATTACGCAGAAACAATTACTACTACAAGTGGATGTATTAGTAATACAAGAACAGCCGTTTCATTATTACAACCAATTACAGTTTCCGCTTCAGGTTCAATGAGTATCTGTACCAATACAAGTACGAATATTTCTCTAATTTCTTCCGATACAAATGCAACTTTAAATTGGACGGCAACTTCTTCAGATGTTACTGGATTTTCAAATGGTTCGGGAACAAATATTAATCAAACATTACAATATAATGGAACTACTTCCGGAACTGTAACTTACACTGTAACACCAATTTTAAATGGTTGTGAAGGAAATCCAGAAACCATTATAGTAACTGTAACTCCTTTAACCACAATTACATTAATTTTTCAGAATATTACTACTTCATATTGTTTAAATGCAACACCTGAAGTACTGCCTTTAATGTCTTCGAATACCACTCCAATTTCTGGAATTTGGAATCCTTCCACAATTGACACAAGCATCTCTGGAACCACTACCTATACATTTACACCACAAACTGGAACCTGTGAAAATATTCTTCCATTTCAAATAAATATTACGGTTGGAAACGATTTTACACCAGATTTTGAAGATGTAATAACATTTTGTTCAGGTGAAAATCCACCAATCTTACCAAATACATCACCAAATGGCATAACAGGAACTTGGTCGCCATCGGTTATTGACAATTTAACTTCTGGAAGTTATACTTTTACACCAAACCTAGGTTCATGTGCAAACTCCCAAACAATAAATACAATTGTTTTGGAATCAGCACTCAATGATTTTGACTATTCTATAACTGGTGCTTTTACAGAAAATCAAATAATAACAATTAATGCAAATCCACCAGGCAACTATTATTACCAATTAGATAATGGAAATCTTCAAGAAAGTAATGTTTTTGAAAATGTAAGTGCTGGTAATCATATTATATCCGTAATGGATCAGAACGGATGTGGTAATATTTTATTTGAAGAAGTATTTGTAATTAATTCTCCTAACTATTTTACTCCTAACAACGATGGAGTTAATGATTTTTGGATGATAGCGGGAATAGATATTTATGAAAAATGGAAAATTTCAATTTTTGATAGATTTGGAAAACTTATTACACAACTAAATCCATCAAATTCTGCATGGGATGGGACATTAAATGGTCATAAATTACCTTCTACGGATTACTGGTTTTTGATTGAATATCAGGATAATGGAATTGACAAATCATATCGATCAAATTTTAGTTTAATTCGCTAG
- a CDS encoding ParA family protein, giving the protein MGKIIAIANQKGGVGKTTTSVNLAASLGVLEKKVLLIDADPQANASSGLGIDVESVEIGSYQVLEHSATPDEATVSCSAPNVSVIPAHIDLVAIEIELVDKENREYMLKKALESVKDKYDYILIDCAPSLGLLTLNALTAADSVVIPIQCEYFALEGLGKLLNTIKSVQKIHNPNLDIEGLLLTMYDSRLRLSNQVVEEVQKHFNDMVFETVIQRNIKLSEAPSFGESIINYDATSKGAANYLNLAEEIIKKNQ; this is encoded by the coding sequence ATGGGTAAAATCATTGCAATTGCCAATCAAAAAGGTGGTGTTGGAAAAACAACAACCTCTGTTAACTTAGCTGCGTCTCTTGGTGTTTTAGAAAAAAAAGTACTTTTAATTGATGCCGACCCTCAAGCAAATGCTAGTTCGGGTTTAGGTATTGATGTAGAAAGTGTTGAAATTGGTTCATATCAAGTTCTAGAACATAGTGCTACTCCAGATGAAGCAACTGTTTCTTGTTCGGCACCAAATGTTTCGGTGATTCCAGCTCATATCGACTTGGTGGCAATCGAAATTGAATTAGTAGATAAAGAAAATCGTGAGTACATGCTGAAAAAAGCATTGGAAAGTGTAAAAGATAAATACGATTACATTTTAATCGACTGTGCTCCTTCTTTAGGATTATTAACATTGAATGCTTTAACAGCTGCAGATAGTGTTGTAATTCCGATTCAATGCGAATATTTTGCATTAGAAGGATTAGGCAAATTATTAAACACAATCAAAAGTGTGCAAAAAATCCACAATCCTAATTTAGATATTGAAGGATTGTTGTTAACAATGTACGATTCGCGTTTACGTTTATCAAATCAAGTTGTAGAAGAAGTACAAAAACACTTTAACGATATGGTGTTTGAAACTGTAATTCAAAGAAATATTAAACTAAGTGAAGCGCCAAGTTTTGGAGAAAGCATCATTAATTATGACGCTACAAGTAAAGGAGCTGCAAATTATTTGAACTTAGCTGAAGAAATTATTAAGAAAAATCAATAA